TTTATCTTCAAAGGGATACCTTCACCATGCGCTGAATGAGGGCCCTCCTTAAGCCAGAATATCAATATGCCCACGCCGGCGAGAGCCGGCACAAGAGCTATCAGAAAAATCGATCTCAGGTCATCTTTGCAAACATAGAGAAGCCAGAACGCGAGCAGGGGGCCGAGACACGCACCGATGGTATCCATGGCGCGATGAAACCCGAAGACCTTGCCTCTGTATTTGGCTTCGCAGGAGTCCGCTATCATCGCATCTCTCGGCGAAGTACGAACCCCCTTGCCTATGCGGTCCACTACTCTCGCCAGAAAGATAAAAGGCCATGAATATGCCAAAAAGAACAGTAATTTCCCCAGCGCCGATAGAGAATATCCCCATATAACAAACGGCTTCCTCTTTTCAAAGAGGTCCGAAATGTAGCCGGAGAACGCTTTCAACACACTTGCCACGGCTTCCGCGGCGCCCTCGATCAGGCCCAGTATCGACATCGGCGCGCCTAGAACTGAAGTGAGGAATATCGGGATTATCGGATATAACATCTCGCTTGAGATATCTGTGAGCAGGCTTGTTACGCTGAGGACAACTACATTTTTCTTTATGCCGGTGAAAGCGCGTGCAGGTTTCATTTTATATG
The genomic region above belongs to Candidatus Omnitrophota bacterium and contains:
- a CDS encoding MFS transporter, whose translation is MKPARAFTGIKKNVVVLSVTSLLTDISSEMLYPIIPIFLTSVLGAPMSILGLIEGAAEAVASVLKAFSGYISDLFEKRKPFVIWGYSLSALGKLLFFLAYSWPFIFLARVVDRIGKGVRTSPRDAMIADSCEAKYRGKVFGFHRAMDTIGACLGPLLAFWLLYVCKDDLRSIFLIALVPALAGVGILIFWLKEGPHSAHGEGIPLKINIRKFSPTFWKFIFISTIFAIGNSSDAFLIMRAKDIGLTTGVIILAYVVYNISYSALSLPAGVISDRLSRKTVMVAGYLIFAFVYTGFGAYVTKVTIWPLFFIYGFYIAMTDGISKAFVADVVGKEVMGTAIGLYYCITGFAAFFASLIAGLLWTHIGSSAPFIYGAAMAVISSVAFLILL